A window of Halomonas sp. GFAJ-1 contains these coding sequences:
- a CDS encoding aminotransferase, translating to MAWNSRVSHVAPFRVMHLLEMAQAREAQGHDVIHLEVGEPDFATPEPVVAAGQQALATGKTRYTPAAGLATLREAIAGHYAEHFNASVDPSRILVTPGASGALLLASQLLVETGDRVLMADPNYPCNRHFMALAGAEVDAIPVGRQSGWQLNAPLIEKHWQEKTRLAMLASPSNPTGHTLGAEALTAVFKTVAARGGEVIVDEIYQGLNYDDAPLSATSLSDQAFVVNSFSKYFGMTGWRLGWLVAPEHAVEPLTRLAQNVFLAAPTPSQHAALAAFTPECRDILETRRATLKQRRQVLLDGLAQLGLAPDLPPQGAFYLWLDISRYSRDSQAFCERLLIEENVAITPGIDFALEGGEHHVRIAFTNDVARLEEAVVRIARFVSRL from the coding sequence ATGGCCTGGAATTCCCGCGTGAGTCATGTCGCACCCTTTCGCGTGATGCACTTATTGGAGATGGCTCAGGCCCGCGAGGCCCAAGGCCATGATGTGATTCACTTGGAGGTGGGGGAGCCTGATTTTGCGACGCCTGAGCCTGTTGTGGCGGCGGGCCAGCAAGCCCTGGCCACAGGCAAAACACGCTATACACCGGCGGCTGGTTTAGCGACGCTGCGCGAAGCCATTGCAGGCCACTACGCCGAGCACTTCAATGCCAGCGTTGATCCTTCGCGTATTCTGGTAACCCCTGGAGCATCAGGCGCGCTGCTGTTGGCCAGCCAGCTATTGGTAGAAACCGGCGACCGGGTTCTTATGGCTGACCCCAACTATCCCTGTAATCGCCATTTTATGGCCTTGGCAGGGGCGGAGGTGGATGCCATACCGGTAGGTCGCCAGAGCGGCTGGCAGTTGAACGCCCCGCTGATTGAGAAACACTGGCAAGAGAAAACGCGGCTGGCGATGCTGGCAAGCCCGTCGAATCCCACCGGCCACACGCTCGGAGCAGAAGCGCTAACGGCCGTCTTTAAAACGGTAGCGGCCAGAGGTGGCGAGGTCATCGTTGACGAGATTTATCAGGGTTTAAATTACGACGATGCGCCGTTGTCTGCGACATCGCTCTCTGATCAAGCCTTTGTGGTTAACAGCTTTTCAAAATACTTTGGCATGACCGGCTGGCGCTTGGGCTGGCTGGTGGCGCCGGAACATGCGGTAGAGCCGCTAACCCGGTTAGCGCAAAACGTTTTTCTGGCTGCGCCGACGCCTTCCCAACATGCCGCACTTGCCGCCTTTACGCCTGAATGCCGAGACATTCTCGAAACACGCCGTGCAACGCTAAAGCAGCGCCGCCAAGTGCTGCTTGATGGGTTAGCGCAGCTGGGCCTAGCGCCCGATCTTCCTCCTCAAGGGGCATTTTATCTATGGCTAGACATCTCCCGCTATAGCCGAGATAGCCAAGCGTTTTGCGAGCGGTTACTGATAGAGGAAAACGTCGCTATTACCCCTGGCATTGATTTTGCCCTTGAAGGCGGTGAACACCACGTGCGCATTGCCTTCACCAATGATGTGGCGCGGTTAGAGGAGGCTGTGGTGCGGATTGCCCGCTTTGTGAGTCGATTATGA